CGAACATCTCCAACCAAAGGAAGAGCAGATGGAGCAAGGCGACCAAGCCGATAAGTATATCTACGAGCAATTCCATCTCAATCTGATTGATTTTGAAGGTCCATCAGCTTTTTGTACTTCAGGTACTTGGCGTAGGTACTGTTCTTACAGATGATGAATCCATAGTATCCATCTAGAATTCCCAGCTTGAGGATATAATCCCTGAAGAACTTGAAGGCCGGTTTGACGATCAGTTTCAAGACATTGGACCACTTACCATTCTCATAGGCAGCCTTGGAACTGATATCCGTGAAATAGTCGATCTGTCGCATGTGCTCCTCTACCGTATAAAAGGAGTAGTGATATAAATCTCCATTCAGACGGCTCACATCCACGTCATCGTGCAGTATTACCTTATCGTGTGGATTGGTACCTCCCCATTTTCCTCTTCGCCTGTCCCAGAGTCGGGTCTTTGTATCGGGATACCATCCGCAATGGTGTATCCACTTACGGCAGTAATTGGTCAGTCGATTGAAGCTATAGGCCGTATCACCCGATCGGTCGGTGATGGAACGTATGGATTGCTGCAATTCCGGACTCAGGGCCTCATCGGCATCCAGTGATAGTATCAGATCGTATTTGGCCTGCTTCATGGCAAAATTCTTCTGCTCGATATGGCCGGCAAAGATGTTCTGGATGAAACGCACATCGAATTCCCGGCAGATGACCTCGGTCTGGTCGCTGGAGTAGGAGTCTACCACAAGGATCTCATCGGCAATGCCCTGCAGGGATTCCAGACACCTGCGGATGTTCCGCTCCTCGTTATAGGTGATAATGACAGCTGAAAGTCGGCTCAAGATCAGGGAGATTGAAGGGTCGGCTATTCTTTGCGCTTGAAGATGTATGGACCTTGGGTGGCACCCCATACATGGTCATCGTTCATATCGAATCCACGATCCCAGCTGGTGATCACATCGCCTTCGATCTCCACTTCTGAAGTAGCGTAGCTTGCTCCTTGAAAAGAGGATTCGCAATCGCGATCCCGGGTGCTCCCTCGATAGTGCCTATCTCCTAAGCGCTTGAGGATGACCGTGCATCCTATGCGCTCTGTGAGTATAGAAGTGTCATAGTCGGAGAAGTAATCGGGCTCCGTCCATTTACCGATAAATAGCGAGTCGTGTTGGAGTGTGTAGACATCACTGTAATATAGGTCCCCCTCGCGATGTACATGGTAGACCCGCTGGCGGTACGGACGCTGCGGCATGGCCGTCACTGCTTGTTCTACATAGAGATA
The nucleotide sequence above comes from Flavobacteriales bacterium. Encoded proteins:
- a CDS encoding glycosyltransferase family 2 protein — its product is MSRLSAVIITYNEERNIRRCLESLQGIADEILVVDSYSSDQTEVICREFDVRFIQNIFAGHIEQKNFAMKQAKYDLILSLDADEALSPELQQSIRSITDRSGDTAYSFNRLTNYCRKWIHHCGWYPDTKTRLWDRRRGKWGGTNPHDKVILHDDVDVSRLNGDLYHYSFYTVEEHMRQIDYFTDISSKAAYENGKWSNVLKLIVKPAFKFFRDYILKLGILDGYYGFIICKNSTYAKYLKYKKLMDLQNQSD